A single window of Phaenicophaeus curvirostris isolate KB17595 chromosome 7, BPBGC_Pcur_1.0, whole genome shotgun sequence DNA harbors:
- the IKZF2 gene encoding zinc finger protein Helios isoform X6 has protein sequence MEAAGQVMSHHVPPMEDCKEQEPVMDNNISLVPFERPAVIEKLTSNMGKRKSSTPQKFVGEKLMRFGYPDIPFDMNLTYEKEAELMQSHMMDQAINNAITYLGAEALHPLMQHTPSTIAEVAPVISSAYAQVYHPNRIERPISRETADSHENNMDGPISLIRPKSRTQDREGSPSNSCLDSTDSESSHEDRQSYQGNSALNPKRKPSPAYMKEDAKALDATKASKGSLKDIYKVINGEGEQIRAFKCEHCRVLFLDHVMYTIHMGCHGYRDPLECNICGYRSQDRYEFSSHIVRGEHTFH, from the exons TACCTCCTATGGAAGATTGTAAGGAACAAGAGCCTGTGATGGACAACAATATTTCTCTGGTGCCTTTTGAGAGACCTGCTGTTATAGAGAAGCTGACAAGCAACATGGGAAAGCGTAAAAGCTCCACCCCACAGAAGTTTGTGG GTGAAAAGCTCATGAGATTTGGCTATCCAGATATTCCCTTTGATATGAACCTAACGTATgagaaggaggctgagctgATGCAGTCTCACATGATGGACCAAGCCATCAACAATGCAATCACCTACCTTGGAGCTGAGGCACTTCACCCCCTGATGCAGCACACACCAAGCACAATTGCGGAGGTGGCCCCGGTCATCAGCTCAGCTTACGCTCAGGTCTATCATCCCAACAGGATAGAAAGGCCCATTAGCAGGGAAACAGCTGACAGTCACGAGAACAACATGGATGGCCCGATCTCCCTCATCAGACCAAAGAGTCGAACCCAGGATAGAGAGGGCTCCCCCAGCAATAGCTGCCTGGATTCTACTGACTCAGAGAGCAGCCACGAAGACCGCCAGTCCTACCAAGGAAACTCTGCCTTAAATCCCAAGAGGAAGCCAAGCCCGGCTTATATGAAGGAGGACGCCAAGGCTTTGGATGCCACAAAAGCTTCTAAGGGCTCTTTAAAGGATATCTACAAGGTCATCAATGGAGAAGGGGAGCAGATTAGGGCTTTCAAGTGTGAGCACTGTCGCGTCCTTTTCCTGGACCATGTCATGTACACCATCCACATGGGCTGCCACGGCTACCGGGACCCACTAGAGTGCAACATCTGTGGCTACCGAAGCCAGGACCGCTATGAGTTCTCGTCGCACATAGTTCGAGGGGAGCACACATTCCACTAG